A single region of the Drosophila takahashii strain IR98-3 E-12201 chromosome 2R, DtakHiC1v2, whole genome shotgun sequence genome encodes:
- the Efhc1.2 gene encoding EF-hand domain-containing family member C2, with protein MMRLPGMPMLPGAQFYDRGKRRHPRQQTLMHYQGIQMLSDRREPELVEPNGIVADPKCPPVPAQINSLWAPKATTKLPPWLAYDKQVLCFSAYFKENLTEVYHAPYQVRKVKIYFYLEDGTMQVTEPKVENSGIPQGCLVHRQRIPKSPPTDREFISIFDLNVDTDLQIFDRVYHISGCDIFTRQFLNRAGIFVPEAQQEPCDPTTEIRKRSGLKQTANSCSSALPKKHSFAQFLEFDRRVLKFQGYWNDRSEFGDVRKLEICYYLADDTIDIKEKFPRNSGREGPSTFLKRGKLPKEFSGLPLPGQQTAVTLLNVLGNSMRDVRYVADPLNTGQKQVHHYTDQDLQIGAVLNVFGRAVVLTGCDQFTQSYYREKYGIQEFCAQPIPHRSDIRPYTQGGMASRRLPPYNGWGSHEDSEGNCITVEPKPPQADFKKLFKYDGCILRFGAKLISAIRDNGERDFVISYFLADDTVQIYESSRRNSGFLGGEFLKKARVPLPGQDMFSSSRPEYYRANDFYIGRTMTLKDHIFHIVSADEFTLMYMEQHPSEFPVADIRVIMQKIREAVRPEYKQFVLRCKPGGDLGDSTTVSFDTLRSTLLSYLSKDCLLNHEIVTVCRYFSAEQAMPPSCDRNRVRAAAQLELKRALWNGVEQLNDHLSHINPECRPYISEAQVRSTLRGCRLPFSLELVEDILMVLQRNGQNEIEVRDFLAFFNMRGDQVPDIAPLNIAFELCPKLPFLHKGRLVDFTWFLDYLGLEEELKRANS; from the exons ATGATGCGACTACCGGGAATGCCCATGCTGCCAGGCGCTCAGTTCTACGAT CGTGGCAAGCGTCGCCATCCGCGACAGcagacgttgatgcactaccaGGGCATCCAGATGCTTTCCGACCGCCGGGAACCGGAGCTCGTGGAGCCCAATGGCATCGTGGCCGATCCGAAGTGTCCACCCGTTCCGGCCCAGATCAACAGCTTGTGGGCCCCGAAGGCCACCACCAAGCTGCCCCCCTGGTTGGCCTACGACAAGCAGGTTCTTTGCTTCAGCGCCTACTTCAAGGAGAACCTCACGGAGGTCTACCACGCCCCCTACCAGGTGCGCAAGGTGAAGATCTACTTTTACCTGGAGGACGGAACCATGCAGGTCACCGAGCCGAAGGTCGAGAACTCGGGAATACCACAGGGATGTCTGGTCCACCGCCAGCGCATCCCGAAATCCCCACCCACCGACCGCGAGTTCATCTCGATCTTCGACCTCAATGTGGACACGGATTTGCAGATCTTCGATCGGGTCTATCACATCAGCGGATGTGACATCTTCACGCGACAGTTCCTCAATCGAGCTGGGATCTTTGTGCCTGAAGCCCAGCAGGAGCCATG TGATCCCACTACAGAAATCCGAAAACGTTCCGGCTTGAAACAGACAGCCAACTCCTGCTCCTCGGCTCTTCCCAAGAAGCACTCATTTGCCCAGTTTCTGGAATTCGATAGGCGAGTGCTCAAGTTCCAAGGCTATTGGAACGATCGCAGCGAGTTTGGCGATGTGCGGAAGCTGGAGATCTGCTACTATCTGGCCGATGATACCATTGATATTAAGGAGAAGTTTCCACGGAACTCCGGGCGAGAAGGACCGAGCACTTTTTTGAAGCGAGGCAAGCTGCCAAAAGAGTTTTCAGGCCTTCCTCTGCCTGGCCAACAGACGGCAGTGACGCTACTCAATGTGCTGGGCAACAGTATGCGCGATGTGCGTTACGTAGCCGACCCGTTGAACACAGGGCAAAAACAGGTCCACCACTACACCGATCAGGATCTGCAAATAGGGGCCGTGCTTAATGTCTTTGGAAGAGCTGTCGTCCTTACGGGATGTGACCAGTTCACGCAGAGTTACTACAGGGAGAAG TACGGCATCCAGGAGTTTTGTGCCCAACCAATTCCACACCGTAGCGACATTCGACCGTACACTCAAGGTGGCATGGCATCCCGCAGACTGCCACCCTACAATGGATGGGGTAGCCATGAGGATTCGGAGGGCAACTGCATAACCGTGGAGCCCAAACCACCGCAGGCAGACTTCAAGAAGCTTTTCAAGTACGATGGCTGCATTCTGCGCTTCGGGGCAAAGCTCATCTCGGCCATTCGGGACAATGGAGAGCGTGACTTTGTCATCAGCTACTTTCTGGCCGACGACACCGTGCAGATCTACGAGTCGTCGCGTCGGAACTCTGGCTTCCTGGGCGGGGAGTTTCTTAAAAAGGCCCGTGTACCACTGCCGGGTCAGGATATGTTCAGTTCCTCGCGGCCCGAGTACTATAGAGCCAATGATTTTTACATAGGACGCACCATGACTCTCAAGGATCACATTTTCCACATAGTTTCAGCCGACGAGTTTACGCTGATGTACATGGAACAGCATCCCAGCgag TTCCCCGTAGCAGATATTCGAGTGATCATGCAGAAGATCCGCGAGGCAGTGCGTCCGGAGTACAAGCAATTTGTGCTGCGCTGCAAGCCGGGTGGAGACCTCGGGGACTCCACCACGGTTAGCTTCGACACCCTTCGCTCGACCCTCCTGTCCTATCTGTCTAAGGATTGCCTGCTCAACCATGAAATTGTGACCGTGTGTCGCTATTTTTCGGCTGAGCAGGCAATGCCTCCCAGCTGCGACAGGAATCGAGTGCGAGCTGCTGCCCAACTGGAACTAAAGCGCGCTCTGTGGAACGGCGTGGAGCAGCTGAACGATCACCTGAGCCACATTAATCCGGAGTGCAGGCCGTACATCAGCGAGGCTCAAGTGAGGTCCACATTGCGAGGCTGCCGGCTGCCCTTCAGTCTGGAACTTGTGGAGGACATCTTGATGGTGCTGCAGCGCAATGGCCAAAACGAGATCGAGGTGCGCGACTTTCTGGCCTTCTTCAACATGCGCGGCGACCAGGTGCCCGACATTGCCCCACTCAACATTGCCTTTGAGCTGTGCCCCAAGCTGCCGTTCTTGCACAAAGGTCGCCTGGTGGATTTCACCTGGTTCCTGGACTACCTGGGCCTAGAGGAAGAACTGAAGCGAGCCAACAGTTAA
- the LOC108059207 gene encoding uncharacterized protein, with the protein MLLGARDDSTRSGKMNLLAKIILFLLTLEAADALEANLTAWRHHRRQKRFLIYQNGGVIKFVSGCAFPVPFMEKKAWRQLVWLMNFHYQFNEPQTPIYWWKLWDGSRNLKGPVTQTQSDPDSPSVPARLLVDEPQLLLFKFAEGYMNQLGQNGSACLKRLICENGQVDEHSGLYAQLLHRLLRPHRTLDGRYFDAYRMGRHGVDCRRAFPEAHHCVLDDYVHLYSRGATQSFF; encoded by the exons ATGCTGTTGGGAGCTCGAGACGACAGCACAAGAAGCGGCAAAATGAACCTGTT AGCCAAGATTATACTCTTCCTTTTGACCCTGGAGGCTGCGGATGCTCTGGAGGCCAATCTCACAGCTTGGCGTCATCACAGGCGACAAAAGCGTTTCTTAATCTATCAGAACGGCGGTGTCATTAAG TTTGTATCCGGCTGTGCATTTCCGGTTCCGTTTATGGAGAAAAAGGCCTGGCGTCAGTTGGTCTGGCTGATGAACTTCCACTACCAGTTCAATGAGCCGCAAACTCCGATCTACTGGTGGAAACTCTGGGATGGATCCCGAAATCTCAAGGGACCTGTGACCCAAACCCAGTCAGATCCTGATTCTCCATCGGTGCCTGCTCGTCTGTTGGTGGATGAGCCCCAGCTTTTGCTATTCAAGTTCGCCGAGGGCTATATGAATCAATTGGGTCAGAATGGAAGTGCCTGCCTGAAGCGATTGATCTGCGAGAACGGTCAGGTGGATGAGCACAGTGGACTGTATGCACAACTACTACACAGACTGTTAAG ACCTCATCGAACGCTGGACGGTCGGTATTTCGATGCCTACAGGATGGGTCGACATGGCGTCGATTGTCGAAGAGCCTTTCCGGAGGCCCATCACTGCGTTTTGGACGACT